In one Cupriavidus taiwanensis genomic region, the following are encoded:
- a CDS encoding IclR family transcriptional regulator: MHDRSPGTIKEDRHFVTALARGLEVLACFRTSDRALGNQEIARRCQLPKSTVSRLTSTLTRLGYLARAEGSQQYSLGTACLRLGSAMLSRLDIRKVARPLMQELADFSGGTVSLGTRDRFSMIYVEHCRSSAAIALTLDTGSRIPVATSAIGRAWLAVVAEAERQAFIEQVRDVDDVAWPRLRRGIEQALADHRELGVTCSMGEWQADVNGIARGFEPGQAMPPMALNVGGPSFRLSPSFLLEEVRPRLLEVVRQLESSFPR; encoded by the coding sequence ATGCACGATCGATCCCCCGGCACCATCAAGGAAGACCGCCACTTCGTTACCGCGCTGGCGCGCGGGCTGGAGGTGCTGGCGTGCTTCCGCACCAGCGACCGCGCGCTGGGCAACCAGGAAATCGCGCGGCGCTGCCAGCTGCCCAAGTCCACGGTATCGCGCCTGACCTCGACCCTGACCCGGCTGGGCTACCTCGCGCGCGCCGAGGGCAGCCAGCAGTACAGCCTGGGCACCGCCTGCCTGCGCCTGGGCAGCGCCATGCTGTCGCGGCTGGATATCCGCAAGGTGGCGCGCCCGCTGATGCAGGAGCTGGCGGATTTCTCCGGCGGCACGGTGTCGCTGGGCACGCGCGACCGCTTTTCGATGATCTATGTCGAGCACTGCCGCAGCAGCGCCGCGATCGCGCTGACGCTCGATACCGGTTCGCGCATTCCGGTGGCGACCTCGGCGATCGGCCGCGCCTGGCTGGCGGTGGTGGCCGAGGCGGAGCGGCAAGCCTTCATCGAGCAGGTGCGCGATGTCGACGACGTGGCCTGGCCGCGGCTGCGCCGCGGCATCGAGCAGGCGCTGGCCGATCACCGCGAGCTCGGCGTGACCTGCTCGATGGGCGAGTGGCAGGCCGATGTCAACGGCATCGCGCGCGGCTTCGAGCCCGGCCAGGCCATGCCGCCCATGGCGCTCAACGTGGGCGGGCCGTCGTTCCGGCTGTCGCCGTCGTTCCTGCTCGAGGAAGTGCGGCCGCGCCTGCTGGAGGTGGTGCGCCAGCTCGAGAGCAGCTTCCCGCGCTGA
- a CDS encoding ABC transporter substrate-binding protein, translating to MQVKTLSDATRHRLLAGLVAAAIVPVAHAATPAPATGSLTVAFGAESTTLDPVKISAGVDHYFVGQIFEMLVRRNAALKDENWLAESWKLETGKDGKPVLDVQLRKGVRFHNGDPLTSEDLEFSWQRQRDPKSSFFSHYVSSVERFEIVDAHRFRLHFKQPDAQFIVGNMQLWAMPKKYIQKVGEEEFARKPVGTGPWKFVSRTVKDELKLEAFDGYWNKDKRPGIKELTIKVIPEDLTRVAAFKTGKVDFIDNVPPSMVEEFRKMPGVKTVTLVSGNNLFLNFNTQMPKSPFNDVRVRQAAAHAIDVDAIIKRVLFGQGERYAQVGKGSIGYDPALKPYAFDQKRARELLKQAGYPNGFDTPCYNLTTPREPGVKEVGEAMYAYLSAVGIRCQVRNLEYGAWISLGKRGRSGPPEMDGVLSWMWSQGLPGDPGLAWSGHLHSYQAGGGWGTYSYTTDPEVDALLEKQRQTMDPAARTALLQQIARLKQERVLGGLPTYRPLVTFAWRDNKIDYVPWPIRDYWRSFQEVSWKPR from the coding sequence ATGCAAGTGAAGACACTGTCCGACGCCACCCGCCATCGGCTGCTGGCGGGCCTGGTCGCCGCGGCCATCGTGCCGGTCGCCCACGCCGCCACGCCCGCGCCCGCCACCGGCAGCCTCACGGTCGCCTTCGGCGCGGAGTCGACCACGCTCGACCCGGTCAAGATCTCGGCCGGCGTCGACCATTATTTCGTCGGCCAGATCTTCGAAATGCTGGTGCGCCGCAACGCCGCGCTCAAGGACGAGAACTGGCTGGCGGAAAGCTGGAAGCTCGAGACCGGCAAGGACGGCAAGCCGGTGCTGGACGTGCAGCTGCGCAAAGGCGTGCGCTTCCACAACGGCGACCCGCTGACGTCGGAAGACCTCGAGTTCTCGTGGCAGCGCCAGCGCGATCCCAAGAGCAGCTTCTTCTCGCACTATGTCTCGTCGGTCGAGCGCTTCGAGATCGTCGATGCGCACCGCTTCAGGCTGCATTTCAAGCAGCCCGACGCGCAGTTCATCGTCGGCAACATGCAGCTGTGGGCGATGCCCAAGAAGTACATCCAGAAGGTCGGCGAGGAAGAGTTCGCCAGGAAACCGGTGGGCACCGGCCCATGGAAGTTCGTCTCGCGCACGGTCAAGGACGAGCTGAAGCTGGAAGCCTTCGACGGCTACTGGAACAAGGACAAGCGCCCCGGCATCAAGGAGCTGACCATCAAGGTGATTCCGGAGGACCTGACCCGGGTGGCGGCGTTCAAGACCGGCAAGGTGGATTTCATCGACAACGTGCCGCCGTCGATGGTGGAGGAATTCAGGAAGATGCCGGGCGTGAAGACCGTCACGCTGGTCAGCGGCAACAACCTGTTCCTGAACTTCAACACGCAGATGCCGAAGTCGCCGTTCAATGACGTGCGCGTGCGCCAGGCCGCCGCGCATGCCATCGATGTCGACGCCATCATCAAGCGCGTGCTGTTCGGCCAGGGCGAGCGCTATGCGCAGGTGGGCAAGGGCTCTATCGGCTACGATCCCGCGCTCAAGCCCTATGCGTTCGACCAGAAGCGCGCGCGCGAACTGCTGAAGCAGGCGGGCTACCCCAATGGCTTCGACACGCCCTGCTACAACCTCACCACGCCGCGCGAGCCGGGGGTGAAGGAGGTGGGCGAAGCCATGTACGCCTACCTGAGCGCCGTCGGCATCCGCTGCCAGGTGCGCAACCTGGAGTACGGCGCGTGGATCAGCCTGGGCAAGCGCGGCCGCTCGGGCCCGCCCGAGATGGACGGCGTGCTGAGCTGGATGTGGTCGCAGGGGCTGCCCGGCGATCCCGGCCTGGCGTGGTCGGGGCACCTGCACAGCTACCAGGCCGGTGGCGGCTGGGGCACCTACTCGTACACCACCGACCCCGAGGTCGACGCGCTGCTGGAAAAACAGCGCCAGACCATGGACCCCGCGGCGCGCACCGCGCTGCTGCAGCAGATCGCCCGCCTGAAGCAGGAGCGCGTGCTGGGCGGCCTGCCCACCTACCGCCCGCTGGTGACCTTTGCCTGGCGCGACAACAAGATCGACTACGTGCCCTGGCCGATCCGCGACTACTGGCGCTCGTTCCAGGAAGTCAGCTGGAAGCCGCGCTGA
- a CDS encoding ABC transporter permease produces MPIAERLLHGLISILGASVIIFLISRLSGDPLALLLPADAPPQVIEQTRQHLGLDQPLVAQYLVFLRNAVTGDFGNSYRWQEPALGLILERLPATVELALAALAFSIAMAVPFGVLSAVYRGSWFDRFAKVFAMAGQAMPNFWVGLLLILLFAVQLNWLPAFGRESWHSLVLPAIALGWYPVAAQTRVVRSAMLDVLDSDYIRMGRAMGLPERVLVWKYALRNAAIPLVTILGVYFAAMLGGAFVVEVIFAWPGVGRTVVEAVFARDFPVVQAGVMLTSVLFVLSNLLVDLSYGLIDPRIRHA; encoded by the coding sequence ATGCCCATTGCCGAACGCCTGCTGCACGGCCTCATCAGCATCCTTGGCGCGAGCGTGATCATCTTCCTGATCTCGCGCCTGTCCGGCGACCCGCTCGCCTTGCTGCTGCCGGCCGACGCGCCGCCCCAGGTCATCGAACAGACCCGCCAGCACCTCGGCCTGGACCAGCCGCTGGTGGCGCAGTACCTGGTATTCCTGCGCAACGCCGTCACCGGCGACTTCGGCAACTCGTACCGCTGGCAGGAGCCGGCGCTCGGCCTGATCCTGGAGCGGCTGCCGGCCACGGTCGAACTGGCGCTGGCCGCGCTCGCGTTCTCGATCGCGATGGCGGTGCCGTTCGGGGTGCTGTCGGCGGTTTATCGCGGCTCGTGGTTCGACCGCTTTGCCAAGGTCTTCGCCATGGCGGGCCAGGCCATGCCCAACTTCTGGGTCGGCCTGCTGCTGATCCTGTTGTTCGCGGTGCAGCTGAACTGGCTGCCGGCCTTCGGGCGCGAATCGTGGCACAGCCTGGTGCTGCCCGCGATCGCGCTGGGCTGGTATCCGGTGGCGGCGCAGACCCGCGTGGTGCGCTCGGCCATGCTCGATGTGCTCGACAGCGACTACATCCGCATGGGCCGCGCCATGGGCCTGCCCGAGCGCGTGCTGGTCTGGAAGTACGCGCTGCGCAACGCGGCGATTCCGCTGGTGACGATCCTCGGCGTGTACTTCGCGGCGATGCTGGGCGGCGCCTTCGTGGTCGAGGTCATCTTCGCCTGGCCCGGCGTTGGCCGCACCGTGGTCGAAGCCGTGTTCGCGCGCGATTTTCCCGTGGTGCAGGCGGGCGTGATGCTCACCTCGGTGCTGTTCGTGCTGTCCAACCTGCTGGTCGACCTGAGCTACGGCCTGATCGATCCGA